In the Carboxydothermus hydrogenoformans Z-2901 genome, TGGTTATAGGCGATGCAAAGATACTGCAACGGGCTGAAACTATTATCCATACTGGACTTCATATTAAACCGATTCAGAGTATCGATGAAGCAGAATTTAAATTTGGGATAGTTGAGTGTTTGGATCTTAATTTACTTCCTCCTGATATTCCCTTTGGACAAGTTTCAGCAAAAGCTGGAGATGCAGCTTTTCGCTATTTAGAAAAAGCTATTGAACTAGCAAAAGAAGGTAAAATTGATGCTATTTGTACAGCACCACTAAATAAAGAAGCACTGCATAAAGCAGGTCATATGTATCCTGGGCATACTGAGATATTGGCAGAGCTAACAAACACAAAAGATTTTGCAATGATCCTATCTGCACCCAAATTAAAAGTCATACACGTAACAACACATGTGGGATTAAAAGATGCTATAGATATGATTAACCCGAATCGGGTATACAAAGTTATAAAACTTGCTCATGATACCTTAAAAAAAGCTGGTTATTCGAATCCCAGAATTGCGGTTTGTGGAATAAACCCGCATGCTGGCGAAAATGGATTATTTGGCTACAGAGAAGAAGAAGAAAAAATTATCCCAGCGATTAAAAAAGCTCAACAAGAAGGAATAAATGCGATTGGTCCTTTGCCAGCAGATACGGTATTTTACAGAGCTATCAGAGGCGATTTTGATATTGCTGTTGCTATGTACCATGATCAAGGCCATACTCCTGTCAAAGTATTGGGGTTAGAAGTCGGGGTTAATATTACTGCAGGCCTTCCTTTTGTCAGGACAAGTGTTGACCATGGCACTGCCTTTGACATTGCTGGAAAAGGAACTGCAAATGAATTAAGTATGAAAGAAGCAATCCGCCAAGCTGTTGAATTGACTTCCAAAAAAAATTTAGATAAAAATTAATATCAATTTGCCAATCTCCTCGAAAACGATATTTCGCTAATACAATGAAATTGGCTCTTCGCTAAGTAGCATGGGTAAATGTCTCTAATGATTATATTAGTATTAGGACTAAAAATCTATTGGATTGTCACAAAAAGTGAAATTTAACTTGAAATGATTAACAAAAGTTGTTAAAATTAAAAAAAACTAAATATGGTTTAGGGGAGCTGAGGGGGTAAGCTCGGCTGAGAGTAGGCACCGAAAACCCTGTGCCTTGACCCTTGGAACCTGCTCCGGGTAATGCCGGCGAAGGGAAAAAGACGACGTTAAAGCCTTTAATGCTAATTACAACCGGCATTAAAGGCTTTTTTATTTAAAGTATTTAAATGGCATCATAAGAAAACCGCCGGCGAAATGGCGGTTTTTTATTTGGTGTTGAAGAAAGGGGGGAGTTCATGCTTAAGGTCAATGACAAAGAGCTTAATTTTACAGGAAGTATTAAAGAATTACTTGATTACTTAAAACTCAACCAATCTTCATGTGCTGTTTTGGTAAATGGCGAAATTATCAAGAGGGAAAGCTGGGAAGAGTACCTGCTCAAAAATGATGATTATGTGGAGATTGTTAGTTTTGTGGGTGGGGGTTAATAGTTAAAAATTTGCCAGGAAAGGGTGATTACATGTTTACTATTGGCGGGAAAACGTTAAAATCAAGGCTTTTTGTTGGTACAGGCAAGCTACCGGATTATGCTTTAATTTCCAGGATGTATTATGAAGCAAAGGTTGAGGTTTTTACTGTGGCTGTTCGCAGAATTGGTCTCAATACAAAACATGAAAAAAGTGTTTTAGAGTTTATTCCCAAAGAGGCAGTAATTATGGTAAATACTTCGGGGGCAACAAACTATAAGGAAGCTATCAAAATTGCTCAAATTGGCAGAGAGTTGACTTCTTCGGACTGGGTTAAGGTTGAAATTGAAAAAGATACGAAGTACTTATTTCCAGATAACTATGAGACCCTCAAGGCGTGTGAGATTTTGGTGAAAGAAGGATTTAAAGTTTTTCCTTACATTTACCCTGATTTAAACATCGCTAAAGAGCTTGAACAGATTGGTGTTACGGCGGTAATGCCTCTTGCAGCACCTATCGGAACAAACAAAGGAATTGGTTGTGAAGTTTTATTAAAGCCAATAATTGCTGAAGTTGAGATACCTGTAATAATCGATGCTGGAATTGGCCGGCCATCTCATGCTGCCCAAGCTATGGAACTTGGTGCTGATGCAGTTTTAATTAATACTGCCATTGCTACGGCAAAAGATCCTTTGGTAATGACCCTGGCTTTTTCCAAAGCAGTTGAAGCGGGAAGGCTTGCTTATGAGATTGGACTATTAAAAGAGTATGAATATGCTCAGGCATCGTCTCCTCTTGAAGATTTTATAAAGGGATAAAGAGTTTAATTTAAAAAGGTTAGAAGGTGTTAGCTGTGCTTGATTATTTACAAAAATGTTTTGAACTTTATTTTAGGTATGAGCAATATGTTCCTTCCTTTTCTGAAGCTTTGGATATTTTAGCAAAAGACTATTTGGATAAAATTGACTTAGTCAAGCTTTTAAATGTTGAGGATGAAGAAATAATAAAGTTTATGGCAAAAAAAGCCAAAAGAATTACGGAACTTAATTTTGGAAAAGTTATTTTATTGTATGCTCCATTGTATATAGCTAACTTTTGTGAAAATGGGTGTGTTTACTGTGGTTTTTCCAAACTAAGAAAATACCCACGGGAAAAACTTAGTTTAGAGCAAATGGAAGAAGAAATGCAGCAGATAAAAAGTGAGGGAATTGACTCTATTTTACTTTTAACCGGTGAGGACAGGAAAAATTCGCCTTTTGCCTATATAAAAAATGCCTGTAAGCTTGCCACTAAATATTTTTCAGAGGTTTCAATCGAAGTTTATCCCCTTTCCAAAGAAGAGTACGAAGAATTAGCAAGAATTGGGGTTATAGGTACTACCATTTATCAAGAAACGTATATAAAGAAAGATTATGAAAAGCTGCATCTTTTTGGTCCAAAAAAAGATTATGAATTTAGGCTTTATACTCCGGAAAGAGCATTAAAAGCGGGGTTTAAAGCGGCAAGTATAGGACCGCTTTTAGGATTATCTTTGCCCAAACTGGATGTGTATTCGGCAATTTTACATGCTGACTATTTAATGAAAAAGTATCCTCAAGCGGAGATTGCGATTTCTTTTCCAAGACTAAGGGCTGCCAATACGGGATTTAAGGCCAAACATGTGGTATCCGATAAAGAGTTTATTAAGTTTTTGCTTGTGACCAGAATCTATTTGCCCCGGATTGGTATTAATCTTTCGACGCGGGAGAGGCCAAGCTTACGAGATGCTCTTCTGGACATTTGCATTACAAAGATGTCAGCCGGTTCCAAAACAACTGTCGGAGGGTATTTTAGCAAAAAGGAGGATTCCCAAGGGCAGTTTGAAGTTGAAGATCGAAGAATGGTAGCTGAGATAATTGAGGTTATAAGAAAAAAAGGGTTGAGGCCAGAGTTTACAAATTGGATAAGAGGTGTTAGACCTTATGAGCTCCTTTAATTTAATGCTAAAAAATTATTTTAATGATGATTTGTTGCAGAAACTAAGCAGAGTAAAAGTACTAATTATCGGCTGTGGAGGGCTTGGGTCACACATTGCCTGGATGCTAATTCGTTGCGGGTTCCAGAACTTGAAGATTGTTGATTTTGATCGGGTGGAGCTTAAGAATTTAAATAGGCAAGGTTATTTTTTTACGCAGGTGGGTCTACCTAAGGTATTAGCCTTAAAAGATATTCTTACCCAAATTAATCCAGGGGCTAATATTGCTATAGCAGTTGAAAAAATTGATGGTAAAAATGTTGAAAAAATAATTATGTCCTATGATGTTATTGTGGAGGCTGTAGATGATGAAACAACAAAAGCTTTAATTTTCGAAGCAGCTATGAAACTAAACAAAAAGGTTGTTGCAGCTTCCGGAGTAGCTGGCTTTGGCGATTGTGAGCGTATAAAAATCAAAAGAGGTAGGAACTTTGTTATTGTTGGTGATTTTGCAACTTCTGTCAAAGATAAAAAACCTTATGCTCCTAAAGTAACGGCCGTTGCTGCAATTCAGGCCGATGAGGTGTTAAGGATGGTGGTGGAGGATGAGTAAGCTGGAAAAGTTAAGACTTTTGGAAGATTATAATATTTACTGCATAACTGCTGAGAAGTTTTCTCGTGGTAGAGAAAATCTTAAAGTTGTTTCTGAGATGCTAAAAGCTGGAATAAGGATAATTCAGTATCGAGAGAAATATAAGTCACTGAAGGAAAAATATTATGAATGCCTCAAAATAAGAGAACTGACAAGACAATATGGGGCTATTTTGATTGTAAATGACCATGTGGATTTGTGTCAAATGGTTGACGCGGATGGGGTTCATCTTGGCCAAGACGATTATCCGGTTAAAGAGGCTCGGAGGATTTTAGGGGATGAATATATAATTGGAGTTTCTACTCATTCTCCCGAACAGCTGAAAAAAGCAGCAAAGGAAGGAGCTGATTATGCAGGTGTTGGACCGCTTTTTGCCACGAATACTAAAGATAATGCAATACCCCCGGTTGGACTGGAATATCTAAAATGGGCAGTTGCAAACTCAAGTATACCCTTTGTTGCTATAGGTGGGATAAAAGAATATAACATTCAGGAGGTTCTCGACTTGGGATCCAAGTGTATAGCTCTTGTTACAGAGATTGTTGGGGCTGAGGATATTAAAGATAAAATTGATAGACTAAATAAGATTTTAGAAAGATATAGGGTTAGTAACAAAGCCTTCGATTAAAGAGACGGGTATTAGTCCTAACGTTAATTGAAAAATACCGATATCTCTCCTTCTAATAATTTTCATAAGATAAATTAATTGGACAAGAAAATTTTTCTATGCTACATTACTTTTAAGGAAAATCTTGAAAATTAATCAAACTAGTTTAGGAGGATTCGCTGTAAAAAAAATCATAACTTTAATTTATGAAAGTTGAGGTGTTAAACCGATGAATAGGCTTAAGCTTGTGTTTCATATTAACGAACCTGATAAATGGCAAAGGGTAATAATGAATATCAATAATTTTTTAAACGATGTGGGCCAAGGAAATGCTGACATCGAAGTAGTAGCTAATGGAGAAGCAGTTTCTGCCTTCAAAAGCAATGGTCAAACAAATAAAATGCTAATAGAACAAATGCAGAAGCTAGCTGAAATAGGGGTAAACTTTGTTGCTTGCCAGAATGCTCTTAAGGCTCAATCGATTGCTAAAGAGAGTTTGCCCGAATTTGTAACAGTTGTACCGGCCGGCATAACAGAAATTGCCAGGAAGCAAACAGAAGGATTTGCGTACATTAAACCATAATTAGTTTAGCTAAATAAGAGAGGAGTATGCAGCATGGTGGAAATTGTAGATTCTCATACCCATGTTTCGTTACTTCCTTACGAGGGACTCGAAAACATGGCCCTGGCCGGAGTAAAAAAAATTATTGGCTGTTCCTTATTTTTTGGAGCTCAGCATGCGGAGACACTTTTTGATCATTTTCACCAGATGTTAACTCTTTCGCGGACAAATGCTGAGAAAAACGGCATCAAGCTTTTTGTTGCTGTTGGTATTCATCCGATGGGAATTCCGAAAGATTGGCCCAGAGTAATTGAAGCATTACCCAACTGGTTGAGAATGGACGGGGTTATCGGTTTAGGAGAAATCGGCCTGCATGAGGGTAGCCGGTTGGAACAGGATGTCCTCCGCGAGCAGTTAATTATCGCTAAGGAATTCCAGTTGCCAGTGATCATTCATACTCCGCCGCAGAAGAGGATGGAAATAACCAATGAAACGCTTGAAATTGCTGCTTCCGTCGGTATAAAACCAGAAAAAGTGATTATTGATCACGCTAATGTAGATATTCTTGATTTAATCGAGGGATTTGGGGCTGTTCCCGGACTTACCATCCGGTCCGATGGAATTACTCCGCAGATACTCCTCCACAATTTAGAACGTTTCCAACGGGGGGTTCTTAACAGTGATTATAGTAACCTCAAGCCCAACGATCCCTTGAGTGTTCCAAAAGCTGTCCAGTACCTGAAACTAAACAAGGCATCGCCCGAAGTTGTTGCCCGAATTGCAAGGTATAATGCTGAAAAATTGTTTGGCATTTAATTTTACAAATGGAAATATCCTGTGTTGTATGTTACTTTTCTTAAAGAAGTGCAAGTATAAACCCTGCTGTTATGGCAGGGTATTTATTTTAGTTAGTTTTGTCCATTATCTACTAACAAAAATCCATTACATTTACATTTAATAAATTATTAAAATAAAATTAAATCAAGTAGATCACGAAAAAAATGGAGGAGGTTACTTTAATGAAAATAGTTGTTGCCCCCGATTCTTTTAAAGGAAGCCTGAGTTCATTAAAAGTTGCCTTAGCTATTGAGAGAGGTATTAAAAGAGCTGCATCCGAAATAGATGCAGAAATTGAAATAATAAAAATTCCTATGGCCGACGGTGGAGAGGGCACAGTAGAGGCCATAATGTGTGCTCTGGGTGGAAGACTTGTAAAGACCCGGGTTCTTGATCCTTTAGGAAGGGAAATAGATTCTTTTTTCGGTGTACTACCAGATGGTACCGCAGTAATTGAAATGGCTGCGGCTTCCGGGCTTAATCTTTTGAAAACTGAAGAAAAGAATCCTATGATAACTACCACTTACGGCACGGGTCAACTTATAAGGGCGGCACTTGATGAGGGATGTAGAAAATTAATTATAGGAATAGGAGGCAGTGCTACCAATGATGGTGGTGTGGGGATGGCCCAAGCTTTGGGCGTAAAATTTCTTGATAGCAACGATCGTGAGATTGGTTTTGGAGGTGGAGAACTTTATAAAATAGAGCGGATAGATTACTCAGGCCTTGATGCAAGAATCAAAGATACCGATTTTGTAGTCGCCTGTGATGTGAAGAATGTGCTATGTGGTCCAACAGGTGCTTCGGCAGTTTATGGACCTCAAAAAGGTGCAACCCTTGAAATGGTAAAAGTTTTAGATGAAAATTTAAGGCATCTAGCTACAATGATAAAAAGATACCTGGGAAAAGATGTGGCTGAGGTCCCGGGTTCAGGAGCTGCAGGTGGGCTGGGAGCAGCTTTGCTGGCATTCTTAGATGCAAAACTTCGGCCGGGAATTGAAATAGTTATGGAACTTACTCAGTTTCCTGAGGTAGTAAAAACTGCGGAATTAATTATTACTGGAGAAGGAGCAACGGATTACCAGACTATGTTCGGAAAGGTCCCTTTGGGAATTGCCCGGGTGGCAAGAAAATTTGGTAAGCCAGTAGTATGTATTTCCGGTTCCCTTAATACAGGTTACGAAAAATTATATGCCGAGGGTATAACAGCTTTGTTTAGCATAGTTAACCGCCCAATGACTTTAGATGAAGCTATGGAAAGAGCGGAAGAACTGCTTGAAAAAATTTCTGAAAATGTCTTCAGACTATATTATTTAATGCGGGAAGGGGATAAATAAATGACACCTGAACAACTCTTAAAACAGCAAAAGGTTCCATGACGAAAAATAAATAACGGTAATAAAGATCCGCAATTTCTGGCCATCAAAACGACCAAAAACCGCAATATACCAGAAAAGGAAATGATTTAACTCCTTCCTTGCAGCTAAAAGATATAAATATAAAAAATTTTTTAGACTGTGAAGGAATTTTTAAATTTATGTCGAAAATTAATAATAAGAACAGCGTTTGATATTATAAAACAACTAAAATGTTAAAAATTTTATTTTTATTTTCTTAAATCAAAAC is a window encoding:
- a CDS encoding DsrE family protein; the protein is MNRLKLVFHINEPDKWQRVIMNINNFLNDVGQGNADIEVVANGEAVSAFKSNGQTNKMLIEQMQKLAEIGVNFVACQNALKAQSIAKESLPEFVTVVPAGITEIARKQTEGFAYIKP
- the thiS gene encoding sulfur carrier protein ThiS, encoding MLKVNDKELNFTGSIKELLDYLKLNQSSCAVLVNGEIIKRESWEEYLLKNDDYVEIVSFVGGG
- the thiH gene encoding 2-iminoacetate synthase ThiH: MLDYLQKCFELYFRYEQYVPSFSEALDILAKDYLDKIDLVKLLNVEDEEIIKFMAKKAKRITELNFGKVILLYAPLYIANFCENGCVYCGFSKLRKYPREKLSLEQMEEEMQQIKSEGIDSILLLTGEDRKNSPFAYIKNACKLATKYFSEVSIEVYPLSKEEYEELARIGVIGTTIYQETYIKKDYEKLHLFGPKKDYEFRLYTPERALKAGFKAASIGPLLGLSLPKLDVYSAILHADYLMKKYPQAEIAISFPRLRAANTGFKAKHVVSDKEFIKFLLVTRIYLPRIGINLSTRERPSLRDALLDICITKMSAGSKTTVGGYFSKKEDSQGQFEVEDRRMVAEIIEVIRKKGLRPEFTNWIRGVRPYELL
- the thiE gene encoding thiamine phosphate synthase; amino-acid sequence: MSKLEKLRLLEDYNIYCITAEKFSRGRENLKVVSEMLKAGIRIIQYREKYKSLKEKYYECLKIRELTRQYGAILIVNDHVDLCQMVDADGVHLGQDDYPVKEARRILGDEYIIGVSTHSPEQLKKAAKEGADYAGVGPLFATNTKDNAIPPVGLEYLKWAVANSSIPFVAIGGIKEYNIQEVLDLGSKCIALVTEIVGAEDIKDKIDRLNKILERYRVSNKAFD
- the pdxA gene encoding 4-hydroxythreonine-4-phosphate dehydrogenase PdxA, encoding MSRPVIGITMGDAAGVGPEIIMKALRDPEIYAICKPLVIGDAKILQRAETIIHTGLHIKPIQSIDEAEFKFGIVECLDLNLLPPDIPFGQVSAKAGDAAFRYLEKAIELAKEGKIDAICTAPLNKEALHKAGHMYPGHTEILAELTNTKDFAMILSAPKLKVIHVTTHVGLKDAIDMINPNRVYKVIKLAHDTLKKAGYSNPRIAVCGINPHAGENGLFGYREEEEKIIPAIKKAQQEGINAIGPLPADTVFYRAIRGDFDIAVAMYHDQGHTPVKVLGLEVGVNITAGLPFVRTSVDHGTAFDIAGKGTANELSMKEAIRQAVELTSKKNLDKN
- a CDS encoding thiazole synthase, whose product is MFTIGGKTLKSRLFVGTGKLPDYALISRMYYEAKVEVFTVAVRRIGLNTKHEKSVLEFIPKEAVIMVNTSGATNYKEAIKIAQIGRELTSSDWVKVEIEKDTKYLFPDNYETLKACEILVKEGFKVFPYIYPDLNIAKELEQIGVTAVMPLAAPIGTNKGIGCEVLLKPIIAEVEIPVIIDAGIGRPSHAAQAMELGADAVLINTAIATAKDPLVMTLAFSKAVEAGRLAYEIGLLKEYEYAQASSPLEDFIKG
- a CDS encoding glycerate kinase: MKIVVAPDSFKGSLSSLKVALAIERGIKRAASEIDAEIEIIKIPMADGGEGTVEAIMCALGGRLVKTRVLDPLGREIDSFFGVLPDGTAVIEMAAASGLNLLKTEEKNPMITTTYGTGQLIRAALDEGCRKLIIGIGGSATNDGGVGMAQALGVKFLDSNDREIGFGGGELYKIERIDYSGLDARIKDTDFVVACDVKNVLCGPTGASAVYGPQKGATLEMVKVLDENLRHLATMIKRYLGKDVAEVPGSGAAGGLGAALLAFLDAKLRPGIEIVMELTQFPEVVKTAELIITGEGATDYQTMFGKVPLGIARVARKFGKPVVCISGSLNTGYEKLYAEGITALFSIVNRPMTLDEAMERAEELLEKISENVFRLYYLMREGDK
- the thiF gene encoding sulfur carrier protein ThiS adenylyltransferase ThiF is translated as MSSFNLMLKNYFNDDLLQKLSRVKVLIIGCGGLGSHIAWMLIRCGFQNLKIVDFDRVELKNLNRQGYFFTQVGLPKVLALKDILTQINPGANIAIAVEKIDGKNVEKIIMSYDVIVEAVDDETTKALIFEAAMKLNKKVVAASGVAGFGDCERIKIKRGRNFVIVGDFATSVKDKKPYAPKVTAVAAIQADEVLRMVVEDE
- a CDS encoding TatD family hydrolase, yielding MVEIVDSHTHVSLLPYEGLENMALAGVKKIIGCSLFFGAQHAETLFDHFHQMLTLSRTNAEKNGIKLFVAVGIHPMGIPKDWPRVIEALPNWLRMDGVIGLGEIGLHEGSRLEQDVLREQLIIAKEFQLPVIIHTPPQKRMEITNETLEIAASVGIKPEKVIIDHANVDILDLIEGFGAVPGLTIRSDGITPQILLHNLERFQRGVLNSDYSNLKPNDPLSVPKAVQYLKLNKASPEVVARIARYNAEKLFGI